From one Bradyrhizobium sp. Ash2021 genomic stretch:
- a CDS encoding IS256 family transposase produces the protein MSKDTVVKLIQPGTFSDQLTDILRDGARALLAQAVEAEVAGFLSKHADLKTEDGHQRVVRHGHLPEREVMTGIGAVPVRQPRVRDREAAAGDPRRIRFSPSILPPYMRRSKSIETLLPILYLKGISTGDFSDALAALLGKDAPGLSASAIGRLKDGWQDDHAQWRKRDLSGKRYVYVWADGIHLEARLEDEKQCILVLIGATPEGKKELVGFTDGARESAQDWRDLLLDLKRCGLDARPELMIADGALGFWKAAGEVWPKAREQRCWVHKTANVLGKLPKSVQPKAKRALQEIWMAETKANAEVAFDAFIESYTPKYQKAVDCLTKDRDLLLAFYDFPAEHWKHLRTTNPIESTFATVRHRTIRSKGCLSNKTALAMVFKLVEGAQRSWRRLDGHAHLPKIILGVKFTDGIEVTAKLAAPQPATAAA, from the coding sequence GTGTCTAAGGATACCGTCGTAAAACTGATTCAGCCAGGAACTTTCAGCGACCAACTCACCGACATTTTGCGCGATGGGGCGCGTGCCCTTCTCGCCCAGGCGGTGGAGGCCGAGGTCGCCGGGTTTCTTTCCAAGCATGCCGATTTGAAGACCGAGGATGGCCACCAACGCGTGGTGCGCCACGGTCATCTGCCCGAGCGCGAGGTGATGACGGGCATCGGCGCGGTCCCGGTGCGCCAGCCCCGCGTGCGCGATCGCGAGGCCGCAGCCGGCGATCCCCGCCGCATCCGCTTCTCGCCATCGATCTTGCCGCCCTATATGCGCCGCTCGAAGTCGATCGAGACGCTGCTACCGATCCTCTACCTGAAGGGCATCTCGACCGGCGATTTCTCGGACGCTCTGGCGGCCTTGCTCGGCAAGGATGCGCCCGGCCTCTCGGCCAGCGCCATCGGCCGCCTGAAGGACGGCTGGCAGGATGATCATGCCCAGTGGCGCAAGCGTGATTTGTCGGGCAAGCGCTACGTGTACGTCTGGGCGGACGGCATCCACCTCGAGGCGCGGCTGGAAGATGAAAAGCAGTGCATCCTGGTGCTGATCGGCGCGACGCCCGAGGGCAAGAAAGAGCTCGTCGGGTTCACCGATGGCGCTCGGGAAAGTGCGCAGGATTGGCGCGATCTGCTGCTGGATCTGAAGCGATGCGGGCTCGATGCCCGGCCCGAGCTGATGATCGCCGACGGCGCGCTCGGCTTCTGGAAAGCGGCCGGCGAGGTCTGGCCGAAAGCACGCGAGCAGCGCTGTTGGGTGCACAAGACGGCGAACGTGCTGGGCAAATTACCCAAGAGTGTGCAACCAAAGGCCAAGCGGGCGCTGCAGGAAATCTGGATGGCCGAGACCAAGGCCAATGCCGAAGTCGCCTTCGACGCCTTCATCGAAAGCTACACGCCGAAATACCAGAAGGCCGTCGATTGTCTGACGAAGGATCGCGACCTGCTGCTCGCCTTCTACGACTTCCCGGCCGAGCATTGGAAGCACCTGCGCACCACCAACCCGATTGAAAGCACTTTCGCGACCGTCCGCCACCGCACGATCCGATCGAAAGGCTGCCTCTCAAACAAGACCGCTCTCGCCATGGTATTCAAGCTGGTCGAAGGGGCGCAACGATCCTGGCGACGGCTCGACGGACATGCACACTTGCCAAAGATCATTCTCGGTGTGAAATTCACCGACGGGATCGAGGTCACCGCCAAGCTGGCCGCCCCTCAGCCCGCAACCGCCGCCGCCTGA
- a CDS encoding DNA cytosine methyltransferase, whose amino-acid sequence MPTAVSLFSGAGGFCEGVRLAGFKVVCAVEMDGYAIRTHSANFPKVPMFRGDVTRFLIDAQPGVPSKRELIDGGVDLVYGGPPCQGFSQIGPRDLKDPRNLLYLEFARVLKALKPKAFIMENVPNMVAMKNGHFRDLIFSALKGAGYHNTILVPLTASEYGVPQHRRRVFFVGTRNDLASPTDLAVLFNRHLSANQSEREITVREAISDLPRRVSLDDGTLPYPKLRLKIPSDYQRAMRLDCESPLISKHWKNANLDGAALLHNHHTKGIEARRKRIVRAMKPGMCGDSLPATLWKGTRPYKWRRLDPDEPSYTILAQMQRDLSEWIHPTHDRWITVREAARLQSFHDGFVFVGSERQQLKQVGNAVPPLLGYAVASAAQRLLRAI is encoded by the coding sequence ATGCCCACCGCGGTCTCTTTGTTTAGTGGTGCCGGCGGCTTCTGCGAGGGGGTTCGCCTCGCGGGCTTCAAAGTCGTGTGCGCGGTCGAAATGGATGGATACGCGATCCGGACGCACAGCGCGAATTTTCCCAAAGTACCGATGTTTCGGGGTGACGTGACGCGCTTTCTGATCGATGCGCAGCCGGGCGTCCCGTCGAAACGTGAGCTCATTGATGGCGGCGTGGACCTAGTTTACGGCGGGCCGCCCTGTCAAGGATTTAGCCAGATTGGGCCGCGAGACCTAAAGGACCCGAGAAATCTCCTCTATCTCGAATTCGCCAGAGTGCTGAAGGCGCTGAAGCCAAAGGCGTTCATAATGGAAAACGTTCCGAACATGGTGGCCATGAAAAACGGCCATTTCCGGGACCTGATTTTTTCTGCGCTCAAGGGGGCCGGATATCACAACACCATCCTCGTCCCTCTAACAGCGTCTGAATACGGCGTCCCGCAGCACCGCCGACGGGTCTTTTTCGTCGGGACCCGTAACGACCTTGCGTCGCCAACCGACCTGGCGGTCCTCTTTAATCGGCATCTCTCCGCTAACCAAAGCGAGCGCGAGATAACCGTACGGGAGGCGATCTCGGATCTTCCCCGAAGGGTATCGCTTGATGACGGCACGCTGCCATATCCAAAGCTTCGGCTAAAGATCCCGTCCGACTACCAGCGGGCAATGCGGCTGGACTGCGAAAGCCCGCTGATCTCCAAGCATTGGAAGAACGCCAACCTGGACGGCGCGGCTTTGCTGCACAATCATCACACGAAGGGTATCGAAGCGCGGCGAAAGCGCATAGTCAGGGCAATGAAGCCCGGAATGTGCGGAGATTCCCTCCCCGCCACGCTGTGGAAAGGCACCCGTCCTTACAAGTGGCGGCGTCTCGATCCTGATGAGCCGTCCTATACCATTCTTGCGCAGATGCAGCGCGATCTCTCGGAGTGGATTCATCCCACTCACGACCGCTGGATTACGGTGCGCGAGGCGGCGAGGCTGCAGTCCTTCCACGATGGTTTCGTCTTCGTTGGGAGCGAGCGACAGCAGCTAAAGCAGGTCGGCAACGCCGTCCCTCCCCTCCTTGGATATGCGGTAGCGAGCGCGGCACAAAGGTTGCTGAGGGCTATCTAG
- a CDS encoding cold-shock protein, with the protein MATGIVKWFNATKGFGFIQPDSGGKDVFVHISAVEKAGLSSLNEGAKVSYEEMSSRGKTSAENLRVG; encoded by the coding sequence GTGGCGACAGGTATTGTAAAGTGGTTCAACGCGACTAAGGGGTTTGGTTTTATTCAACCCGACAGCGGCGGCAAAGACGTATTCGTGCACATCTCGGCGGTGGAAAAAGCCGGTCTGAGCAGTCTCAATGAGGGCGCCAAGGTGAGCTACGAAGAAATGAGCAGCCGGGGCAAAACATCTGCGGAAAATCTGAGAGTCGGATAA
- a CDS encoding c-type cytochrome, which produces MVSVCGSGSVEVSARPISYKLPNETAAFKPGPNLEIVQNNCTACHSADYVQTQPRGPKFKQDFWQAEVNKMIKVYGAPIDEADVGKIVDYLAQTY; this is translated from the coding sequence ATGGTCAGCGTATGCGGTTCAGGTTCGGTCGAAGTGAGCGCCCGGCCGATTTCGTACAAGCTTCCGAACGAGACGGCGGCATTCAAGCCCGGCCCCAATCTAGAGATCGTGCAGAACAACTGCACGGCGTGTCATTCCGCCGACTATGTCCAGACGCAGCCTCGGGGGCCGAAATTCAAGCAAGATTTCTGGCAGGCCGAGGTGAACAAGATGATCAAGGTCTACGGCGCGCCAATCGATGAGGCGGACGTCGGCAAGATTGTGGACTATCTGGCACAGACATATTGA
- a CDS encoding SDR family oxidoreductase — protein sequence MAKLDGKIALISGGTSGIGAQTAKLFQSEGATVVVTGSSERSVEAAKAALPGIEVLVSDAGNVAATKALVDQVKGKHGRIDVLFVNAGIAKLAPIAQVDEAFYDSQFNINVKGAFFLVKHAIPVIPDGGAIILTASVAGANGGLGGSTVYGSTKAALRSFGRTIAKELTPRGIRVNTISPGPIVTPILDKGGLTAAQKDNFIEGAKTRIPLGRTGTVAEVAAAALYLAADATYTTGAELFVDGGLIDL from the coding sequence ATGGCCAAGCTCGACGGCAAGATCGCTCTCATCAGCGGAGGCACCAGCGGTATCGGTGCGCAGACCGCCAAACTCTTTCAATCCGAAGGTGCGACGGTGGTCGTTACCGGCTCCAGCGAGCGCTCGGTGGAAGCCGCCAAGGCGGCACTCCCCGGGATCGAGGTGCTGGTCTCGGACGCGGGCAACGTGGCCGCTACCAAGGCCCTGGTCGACCAGGTCAAGGGCAAACACGGCCGCATCGACGTCCTGTTCGTCAACGCCGGCATCGCCAAGCTCGCGCCGATCGCGCAGGTCGACGAGGCCTTTTACGACAGCCAGTTCAACATCAACGTCAAGGGCGCATTCTTCCTGGTCAAGCACGCCATCCCTGTCATCCCGGACGGCGGCGCGATCATCCTGACCGCTTCGGTGGCCGGCGCGAACGGCGGCTTAGGGGGCAGCACGGTCTATGGTTCGACCAAGGCGGCACTGCGTTCGTTCGGCCGCACTATCGCCAAGGAACTGACGCCGCGCGGCATCCGGGTCAACACCATCAGCCCCGGTCCGATCGTCACCCCGATCCTCGACAAAGGCGGCCTCACGGCGGCTCAGAAGGACAACTTTATCGAGGGGGCCAAGACCCGCATTCCGCTCGGCCGCACCGGCACCGTCGCCGAAGTCGCCGCCGCGGCCCTCTACCTCGCCGCCGATGCGACCTACACCACCGGCGCCGAACTGTTCGTCGACGGCGGTTTGATCGACCTCTAG
- a CDS encoding very short patch repair endonuclease, whose amino-acid sequence MSRIRSTGTAPERVVRELLSKAGIRYRMNVRNLPGKPDFANKRRRFAIFVHGCFWHSHEDCSLASDPKSNRSYWLPKLERTKARDLAHMQRLEHLGYRVLVIWECSSRRPQRAAEQIADFFKTLR is encoded by the coding sequence ATGTCGCGCATCCGCTCGACTGGTACAGCGCCTGAGCGGGTAGTTAGAGAACTACTCTCCAAAGCCGGCATTAGGTACCGGATGAACGTGCGCAATCTTCCGGGAAAACCAGACTTCGCCAACAAGCGGAGAAGATTCGCGATCTTCGTTCACGGATGCTTCTGGCATTCGCACGAAGATTGCTCACTGGCATCGGATCCAAAATCGAACCGGAGCTACTGGCTGCCGAAGCTTGAGCGGACGAAAGCCAGAGACCTCGCGCACATGCAACGACTCGAACACCTAGGCTACCGCGTCCTGGTCATTTGGGAGTGCTCGTCCAGGAGGCCCCAGCGTGCGGCCGAGCAGATTGCGGATTTCTTCAAAACCCTGCGGTAG
- a CDS encoding PD-(D/E)XK nuclease family protein, translating to MKLCRLRAGLASCREAASWVLHDPRLWLGTALHALLERARHEHIPDLEAAWDAEIAQFVQRIGSHQFDQRFSDPSRWPSYFLIRQRALSSGAELNAARRPPGSVGQRSPMRSGTERRLVARGGRLIGRPDRFDGSSVTDIKSNLPDQTTPVGAEFFKRNRRQIQIYAAIIAESLGFWPKKGIISGASGETAEFGLAPSECDAEADRAVEDLDIWNRALSSVTQASDFASPSESSCSTCRFQLICPAFWTWLARGSAGGLPPRAVAAAGSLESLHQGNDGDLQTVALANVASTQPGMTAANLVTRRSIHGDLSSHLIGAECRIVGAEMRRDGRLAADFATVLMPTSQIPQIVIRSDMTPGCQ from the coding sequence ATGAAGCTGTGCCGGCTGCGAGCCGGCCTGGCCTCCTGCCGCGAGGCCGCATCATGGGTGTTGCACGACCCGCGCCTGTGGCTCGGAACGGCGCTGCACGCTCTCCTCGAAAGAGCCAGGCACGAACACATCCCCGATCTCGAAGCTGCGTGGGACGCCGAAATCGCGCAGTTCGTTCAGCGGATCGGATCTCACCAGTTCGACCAAAGGTTCTCCGATCCGAGTCGCTGGCCGTCTTATTTTCTCATCAGGCAGCGTGCCTTGAGCTCTGGAGCAGAACTCAATGCAGCAAGGAGGCCGCCCGGCAGCGTCGGCCAACGGTCGCCAATGCGATCGGGTACGGAAAGAAGACTGGTCGCGAGGGGCGGCCGTCTGATCGGTCGTCCGGACCGGTTCGACGGGTCTTCGGTAACCGACATCAAATCGAATCTTCCGGACCAGACGACGCCCGTCGGCGCGGAATTTTTCAAACGAAATCGGCGGCAGATCCAGATCTACGCCGCGATAATCGCCGAAAGCCTCGGCTTTTGGCCGAAGAAAGGCATCATCTCCGGCGCGTCTGGCGAGACCGCCGAATTCGGCCTTGCGCCGTCGGAATGCGACGCCGAAGCCGATCGTGCGGTCGAAGATCTCGACATCTGGAATCGCGCGCTGTCGTCCGTGACGCAGGCCTCTGACTTCGCAAGTCCATCGGAATCGTCTTGCAGCACCTGCCGCTTTCAGCTTATTTGCCCGGCCTTCTGGACCTGGCTTGCTCGAGGCAGCGCAGGCGGCCTGCCTCCGAGAGCCGTCGCAGCCGCCGGCTCCCTCGAATCCCTTCATCAGGGGAACGACGGAGATTTGCAGACCGTAGCCCTGGCAAACGTGGCTTCGACCCAGCCTGGGATGACTGCGGCGAACCTGGTGACCCGCCGCTCGATACACGGCGATTTGTCGTCACATCTAATCGGGGCCGAATGCAGAATCGTCGGAGCGGAGATGCGGCGCGACGGGCGTCTTGCAGCCGACTTTGCTACGGTCCTGATGCCGACGAGCCAAATTCCGCAGATCGTCATTCGTTCTGATATGACACCGGGATGCCAATAA
- a CDS encoding DEAD/DEAH box helicase, which produces MTDTAALFRGLKDAYLRYFDSPFDLRFDELVNERRDLLDRDGVLYRDPLIEPQPPYAGSRQNVVQAAQSALTGAAGWSAQAIADLGQFATNGLFLSRTDSQIELYRHQVDMLRISAAESRDAVILTGTGSGKTESIYLPVLASLIRESARWPAIPTAPQNDWWNMSPAPGSGRRLHHSRLGQRDHEQGSRLPGLRALVMYPLNALAEDQMTRLRQSLDSDAIRGWLSANRPGNRFWFGRYIGSTPVSGRPTSTEAETTLRNELKRLTDTANAVAGTDAERFFPRLDGGEMWSRWDMQDAPPDILVTNYSMLNIMLMRDVETRIFDATRAWLDNDPTNVFHLVVDELHAYRGTPGTEVSYILRVLLDRIGLHPDHPQLRILASSASLGSDEARAQDYLRQFFGRSTPFELIRGGSVPLPTGSRDRVRGLADSFSRLGQAIEVNDQDAIHAAVDALSADAGAAPPSTELPIERRLGDALGTIGAAEAVRAACNSGTDENPAVRPLTPAAIGSALFPDSGADEAASAGMGLIASLARSRNSSDAPLLPLRTHVFFRNVQGIWSCTNPRCTEVMRTEPDILVGRLFDRPATTCPCGSRVLEMLYCEPCGDVFLGGHRRELRPGVWSLVPDDPNIEKAPDHSASDRHYSNYAVYWPARTAAALQAPQNDTWTQEGVRRQWRRAVYDHRTGEIQLARTAASATGWLYYVPQLHQVPVPAAALAAQSAENDRPSVCPRCEANWSKLASVAPIRTQRTGFQKTAQVLTDALLREIAPIPQGATQAAEDSRRKLVLFSDSRQDAAKLAVGVAKSHWLDAMRQVLVEGVTEEARAILAFERRTRRENLTAEEAALADRFGSARPDAAFAIMAVAMGQGAMPSAVGGMTQQQFADQILAQARSGVLPIQSLQAQAQRRLLATGMNPGGVDRSVTWTNPQTNQGEWPRLLDWQLNPPGFRNNLSPDERAHQNKIENAEREAIAESIFSGGRRDFESLKLGVVTFNPQFRPAADQVLEEAAESCIRMLGKRRRITTHRATDDDPRLPKYARDYLAAVANLAARDPASFEQDVTGLLTRSGVLNQGILEYDRLFARGAGETYFQCDRCSRIHLHRSGGICSNCESRLDQPRRIADDNALDRLDYYSWLATRAGPVFRLNCAEMTGQTDKIVARDRQRLFQNVNVGNEHGLTENLDLLSVTTTMEAGVDIGSLLAAMMANMPPMRFNYQQRVGRAGRRGAAVSIALTLCRGRSHDDYYFQRPDRITSDPPPPPYVDTNRLQILRRVLSKEVLRAAFSELQLFACSDGDSVHGEFGRADGWTQPPDATPAGYAGNTVAEIVQEWIARHPAEVEHACDLLLTGTVLAADPASRAEALNFVRNDLVQRVTLASQDQMLIQDGLSERLANRGILPMFGFPTRARNLYHGNPRAWPPRDVIDRDLELAVSMFAPGAETVKERAIHTAIGVTHYYRQGQRAVEEADPLGPSIPVAVCGNCQHVETVNPGGPACPTCAAAAGNGEREYRALDLRQPKGFYSSSRWARDYDGSFDFVPRAARPKVGRPPFAINPHLNLQVGAGVGSLYVINDNGGNLYHLARVWPNSQAKIDIAAAQTADAKFAASEGRRAPPLRLAALENPIACALAAISETDMMLLGIRDFGPGRGADPRTPQGRAALYSLAFMLRRAAAVLLDIHDYELKSGIRSIEDPAAGVTGQIFLSDTLENGAGYATHLGQPAVAEHLLRLISEPGHNGFFETLVGNLHADSCDTSCPDCLRSYSNLQYHSLLDWRLAVDLASLALDAAAPISLASPRWARVANIAAVTLLNARPGYRQITIAGLPAVTNGTDVKMVTHPLWLTDRNNLGPDMARACDEAERVHRLRIDPDQSFVSVFEALRRPL; this is translated from the coding sequence ATGACCGACACGGCAGCCCTCTTTCGCGGACTCAAGGATGCGTACCTGCGATACTTCGACAGTCCGTTCGACCTTCGGTTCGACGAACTGGTGAACGAGCGCCGCGACCTTCTCGATCGCGATGGCGTCCTTTATCGCGATCCTCTTATCGAACCGCAGCCGCCTTACGCGGGAAGCCGCCAGAACGTCGTCCAAGCCGCTCAATCAGCGCTGACCGGTGCCGCCGGATGGTCCGCGCAGGCGATTGCCGATCTGGGGCAATTCGCTACGAACGGCCTGTTCCTGTCGAGGACCGACTCGCAGATTGAACTCTACCGCCACCAAGTGGACATGCTGCGGATCTCGGCCGCCGAGAGCCGTGACGCCGTGATTCTCACGGGCACCGGTTCAGGAAAGACGGAATCGATCTACTTGCCCGTTTTAGCCTCTCTTATCCGGGAGTCGGCTCGATGGCCCGCCATTCCCACCGCTCCGCAGAACGACTGGTGGAACATGAGCCCCGCACCTGGATCCGGCCGGCGGCTGCATCATTCGCGTCTCGGCCAGCGCGACCACGAACAAGGATCGCGCCTTCCCGGCCTTCGTGCACTCGTCATGTATCCGCTGAACGCACTGGCCGAAGACCAGATGACGCGGCTTCGCCAGTCTCTGGATAGCGATGCCATCCGAGGATGGCTGTCGGCAAACCGGCCGGGCAACCGCTTCTGGTTCGGCCGCTACATCGGATCGACACCCGTCTCAGGGCGTCCCACAAGCACCGAAGCCGAAACGACTCTCCGCAACGAATTGAAGCGGCTCACGGACACCGCGAACGCGGTCGCCGGGACGGACGCCGAGCGCTTCTTCCCTCGGCTGGACGGCGGCGAGATGTGGAGCCGGTGGGACATGCAGGACGCGCCCCCCGACATCCTGGTGACCAATTACAGCATGCTGAACATCATGCTCATGCGCGATGTCGAGACGCGGATATTCGACGCGACGCGCGCCTGGCTCGACAACGACCCCACCAACGTCTTCCATCTTGTAGTCGACGAACTGCATGCCTACCGGGGCACTCCGGGCACCGAAGTCTCCTACATACTTCGGGTCCTCCTGGACCGGATCGGACTCCATCCGGACCATCCGCAACTTCGCATTCTCGCATCAAGCGCGTCGCTGGGGTCGGACGAAGCACGCGCGCAAGACTATCTGCGCCAGTTCTTCGGCAGGTCTACCCCTTTCGAACTCATCCGCGGCGGCTCCGTGCCGCTCCCGACCGGATCACGGGACCGCGTACGCGGCCTGGCCGACTCGTTCTCTCGGCTGGGCCAAGCGATCGAGGTGAACGACCAGGACGCGATCCACGCGGCCGTCGATGCCTTGAGCGCCGATGCCGGCGCCGCCCCTCCGAGCACCGAACTGCCGATCGAGCGGCGCCTGGGCGATGCGCTCGGTACGATCGGTGCAGCCGAAGCGGTCAGGGCGGCGTGCAACAGCGGCACCGATGAAAATCCAGCCGTGCGTCCGCTGACGCCGGCCGCGATCGGCTCCGCTTTGTTTCCAGACAGCGGGGCGGATGAAGCCGCTTCCGCAGGAATGGGGCTGATCGCGTCCCTCGCGCGCAGCAGGAATTCCAGCGACGCCCCCCTCCTCCCGCTGCGGACGCACGTCTTCTTCAGGAACGTGCAAGGCATCTGGTCGTGCACCAATCCTCGTTGCACCGAAGTGATGCGAACCGAGCCCGACATCCTAGTGGGGCGGCTTTTCGACAGGCCGGCGACGACTTGCCCTTGCGGATCGCGCGTTCTGGAGATGCTCTACTGCGAGCCGTGCGGAGACGTCTTCCTCGGCGGGCACCGGCGCGAACTGAGACCCGGGGTCTGGTCGCTCGTCCCTGACGATCCCAATATCGAGAAGGCGCCAGACCATTCGGCCAGCGACCGACACTACTCAAACTACGCGGTCTACTGGCCCGCACGAACGGCCGCAGCACTGCAAGCGCCGCAAAACGACACCTGGACCCAGGAGGGCGTGCGGCGCCAATGGCGTCGTGCCGTCTATGACCACCGAACGGGAGAAATCCAGCTTGCGCGGACTGCTGCTTCGGCGACCGGCTGGCTATACTACGTTCCGCAACTCCATCAGGTGCCCGTCCCTGCAGCAGCTTTGGCCGCGCAGTCCGCGGAAAACGACCGGCCGTCGGTCTGCCCGAGGTGCGAAGCCAACTGGAGCAAGCTGGCGAGCGTGGCGCCGATACGCACTCAGCGCACCGGTTTTCAAAAGACGGCTCAGGTGCTGACGGACGCACTCCTGCGGGAGATAGCGCCCATTCCTCAAGGTGCGACGCAGGCGGCCGAAGACTCCAGGCGCAAGCTGGTCCTGTTCTCCGACAGCCGCCAGGACGCGGCGAAACTAGCAGTCGGCGTCGCGAAGTCTCACTGGCTCGATGCCATGCGCCAAGTTCTGGTCGAAGGCGTGACGGAGGAGGCACGCGCCATCCTGGCATTTGAACGCCGGACAAGAAGGGAGAACCTGACGGCCGAAGAAGCGGCGCTCGCCGACCGGTTCGGATCCGCCCGGCCCGACGCGGCGTTCGCCATCATGGCCGTCGCGATGGGTCAAGGAGCGATGCCGTCGGCCGTCGGCGGAATGACCCAGCAGCAGTTCGCCGATCAGATCCTTGCTCAGGCCCGCAGCGGCGTACTGCCGATCCAGAGCCTCCAGGCGCAGGCGCAGCGCAGACTGCTCGCGACCGGGATGAATCCCGGCGGCGTCGACCGGAGCGTGACTTGGACGAATCCCCAGACCAATCAAGGCGAGTGGCCCAGACTCCTCGACTGGCAGCTGAACCCGCCGGGTTTTCGGAACAACCTGTCTCCGGACGAGCGCGCCCATCAAAACAAGATCGAGAATGCCGAACGCGAGGCGATCGCGGAATCGATCTTCTCCGGAGGACGGCGAGATTTCGAGTCGCTGAAACTCGGCGTGGTGACGTTCAATCCGCAGTTCCGGCCGGCCGCCGACCAGGTTCTCGAAGAGGCGGCCGAAAGCTGCATACGGATGCTGGGAAAGAGACGGAGGATCACGACTCACCGGGCTACCGACGACGACCCCCGGCTCCCGAAATACGCCCGGGACTACCTCGCGGCTGTCGCCAATCTGGCTGCGCGGGACCCTGCATCCTTCGAACAGGACGTCACCGGTCTGCTCACGCGCTCCGGTGTCCTGAACCAGGGCATTCTCGAATACGATCGGTTATTCGCTAGAGGCGCCGGAGAGACGTATTTTCAGTGCGACCGCTGCTCCCGGATCCATCTGCACCGAAGCGGAGGAATCTGCTCCAACTGCGAGTCGCGTCTCGACCAGCCGCGCCGCATTGCCGACGACAACGCGCTCGACCGGCTGGACTATTACAGCTGGCTCGCTACTCGGGCAGGTCCCGTCTTCCGGCTGAACTGCGCCGAGATGACGGGACAGACGGACAAGATCGTCGCCCGAGACCGGCAGCGGCTGTTCCAGAACGTCAATGTGGGCAACGAGCACGGGCTTACCGAGAATCTGGATCTTCTCAGCGTCACGACGACCATGGAAGCCGGCGTCGATATCGGTTCGCTGCTCGCGGCCATGATGGCCAACATGCCTCCAATGCGCTTCAACTATCAGCAGCGCGTCGGGCGCGCTGGAAGACGCGGAGCGGCAGTTTCGATCGCGCTGACGCTCTGCCGGGGGCGCAGCCATGACGACTACTATTTCCAGCGTCCCGACCGCATCACGTCGGATCCGCCTCCGCCACCCTATGTCGACACGAACCGCTTGCAGATACTTCGCAGGGTCCTCAGCAAGGAGGTGCTGCGCGCGGCCTTCTCGGAACTGCAGCTTTTTGCCTGCTCCGATGGCGACAGTGTCCACGGAGAGTTCGGACGGGCAGACGGATGGACCCAGCCTCCGGACGCTACGCCCGCCGGCTACGCGGGAAACACCGTGGCGGAGATCGTTCAGGAATGGATCGCCCGGCATCCGGCAGAAGTAGAACACGCGTGCGACCTGCTTCTGACCGGCACCGTATTGGCGGCGGATCCGGCGTCGCGCGCGGAAGCGCTGAATTTCGTCCGCAACGACCTCGTTCAGCGGGTCACGCTCGCGAGCCAGGATCAAATGCTCATCCAGGATGGGTTGAGCGAAAGGCTCGCGAACCGTGGCATTCTTCCCATGTTCGGGTTCCCGACCCGGGCGCGGAATCTGTATCACGGAAATCCCCGCGCGTGGCCCCCGCGCGATGTGATCGACCGCGACCTCGAACTCGCGGTGAGCATGTTCGCGCCGGGCGCTGAAACGGTGAAGGAACGCGCTATCCACACGGCGATCGGTGTGACCCACTACTACAGGCAGGGACAGCGCGCCGTCGAAGAGGCCGATCCACTGGGGCCGTCCATCCCGGTCGCCGTCTGCGGCAACTGCCAGCATGTGGAGACGGTCAATCCCGGCGGCCCGGCATGTCCTACGTGCGCGGCCGCGGCCGGCAACGGGGAGCGCGAATACCGGGCCCTCGACCTTCGCCAGCCGAAGGGATTTTACAGTTCAAGCAGGTGGGCCAGAGACTACGACGGTTCGTTTGATTTCGTGCCGAGAGCCGCGCGCCCGAAAGTCGGGCGCCCGCCGTTCGCGATCAATCCGCACCTGAACCTTCAAGTCGGCGCCGGTGTAGGCAGCCTCTACGTCATCAACGACAACGGAGGAAATCTCTATCATCTCGCGCGAGTGTGGCCCAATTCGCAGGCAAAGATCGACATTGCCGCCGCCCAGACGGCAGATGCGAAGTTCGCCGCGTCCGAGGGAAGACGCGCCCCTCCCCTGCGGCTGGCTGCTCTCGAGAACCCCATAGCTTGCGCACTCGCGGCGATCAGCGAAACGGACATGATGCTGCTGGGCATCAGAGATTTCGGTCCGGGCCGAGGAGCCGATCCCCGCACCCCCCAGGGACGCGCGGCCCTCTACTCGCTTGCCTTCATGCTCAGACGGGCGGCGGCCGTTCTGCTGGACATCCACGATTATGAATTGAAGTCCGGCATACGCAGCATCGAGGATCCCGCCGCCGGCGTGACCGGCCAGATATTCCTCTCGGACACGCTGGAAAACGGTGCGGGGTACGCCACACACCTCGGCCAGCCTGCAGTCGCGGAGCACCTGCTCAGGCTGATCTCCGAGCCCGGCCACAACGGCTTCTTTGAGACGCTGGTCGGCAACCTTCACGCCGACTCCTGCGACACGTCATGTCCCGACTGCCTGCGCAGCTACAGCAACCTCCAATACCACAGCCTCCTGGACTGGAGACTGGCGGTCGACCTCGCATCGCTGGCGCTGGATGCGGCGGCTCCGATTTCGCTGGCATCGCCCAGATGGGCGCGCGTTGCGAACATCGCTGCGGTTACTCTGCTCAACGCGCGCCCAGGGTACAGGCAGATCACTATCGCAGGCCTGCCGGCGGTGACGAACGGCACCGACGTTAAGATGGTCACCCATCCCCTTTGGCTGACGGATCGGAATAATCTGGGGCCAGATATGGCGCGTGCATGCGACGAAGCCGAGCGGGTCCACCGGCTCCGCATCGACCCCGATCAATCGTTCGTTTCGGTGTTCGAGGCCCTGCGGCGTCCGCTTTAG